In Akkermansia muciniphila, one DNA window encodes the following:
- the mscL gene encoding large conductance mechanosensitive channel protein MscL: MAHFFNLKGFLEEFKAFALKGNVIDLAVAVVIGGAFNKIVSVFVSSIITPIIGYLTSGVNLAYLVLKLGDVELKYGELLQATIDFLIIAFSVFVAIKLIGALRRKSEEAPAAPAPKPDDVILLEQIRDILQKQADAK, translated from the coding sequence ATGGCTCATTTTTTCAACCTCAAAGGCTTTCTGGAAGAATTCAAGGCATTCGCCCTTAAAGGGAACGTTATTGACCTGGCGGTGGCTGTCGTCATCGGCGGCGCATTCAATAAAATCGTCTCCGTCTTCGTCTCCAGCATTATCACCCCCATCATCGGTTACCTTACTTCCGGAGTCAACCTGGCATACCTGGTGCTGAAACTGGGCGATGTGGAATTAAAATACGGTGAATTGCTCCAGGCGACCATTGACTTCCTCATCATCGCCTTCTCCGTCTTTGTAGCCATCAAGCTGATCGGAGCCCTGAGGCGCAAGAGCGAAGAAGCTCCGGCCGCCCCTGCTCCCAAGCCGGATGACGTCATCCTTCTGGAACAGATCCGGGACATCCTGCAAAAACAGGCGGACGCCAAATAA
- a CDS encoding aspartate aminotransferase family protein: MNTEEKLNQYVLHSYSRYPMAAVRGEGSRLWDSTGKCYLDFCAGIATCVLGHCHPAVTQALQKQAATLVHCSNLYQIPQQADLAEFIVTKCVERPGKIFFSNSGAESNDGLIKVARRYGHRKPQPDGKPRYEVLTFNKSFHGRTLGSMSATGQDKIKIGFDPMLPGFRHLPFNDLETAREAIRPETVAFMLETVQGEGGVNCVTPEFLRGLAQLCREHDLLLLMDEVQCGFGRCGDIMGWRAVASDVEPDGVSWAKALGGGFPIGGFWISGRAIDGQGTELSSIMDPGSHGSTYGGNPLGTAVGLAVLREVVSQGLPERARRLGAAIRKEIESWNLPVVQGVRGLGLLLGIGLNPEMVAAPEGKTIASVVVEALRQEGLLSVPAGPETVRLLPPLNVSEEEIQQALAIIRRVLKTYAK; this comes from the coding sequence ATGAACACAGAAGAAAAGCTCAACCAGTACGTACTCCATTCCTATAGCCGTTATCCCATGGCTGCCGTCCGCGGGGAAGGCTCCCGACTGTGGGACAGCACGGGGAAGTGCTATCTGGACTTCTGTGCCGGCATTGCGACCTGCGTGCTCGGGCACTGCCACCCTGCGGTGACGCAGGCCCTGCAGAAGCAGGCCGCCACCCTGGTACATTGCTCCAACCTGTACCAGATCCCCCAGCAGGCGGATCTGGCGGAATTCATCGTGACCAAATGCGTGGAGCGTCCGGGGAAAATCTTTTTCTCCAACAGCGGTGCGGAATCCAATGACGGTTTAATCAAAGTAGCTCGCCGTTACGGGCACCGCAAGCCCCAGCCGGACGGCAAGCCCCGTTATGAGGTGCTCACGTTCAACAAATCCTTCCACGGAAGGACGCTGGGCAGCATGTCCGCCACGGGGCAGGATAAAATCAAAATCGGCTTTGACCCCATGCTGCCGGGATTCCGCCATTTGCCTTTCAACGATCTGGAAACGGCCCGCGAAGCCATCAGGCCGGAAACGGTGGCCTTCATGCTGGAGACCGTCCAGGGAGAAGGAGGGGTCAACTGCGTGACCCCGGAATTTCTGCGCGGACTGGCGCAGTTGTGCAGGGAGCACGATCTTCTGCTGTTGATGGATGAAGTGCAGTGCGGCTTTGGCCGCTGCGGCGACATCATGGGATGGCGCGCCGTGGCTTCGGACGTGGAGCCGGACGGCGTTTCCTGGGCCAAGGCTCTCGGCGGCGGGTTCCCCATCGGCGGCTTCTGGATTTCCGGCCGCGCCATTGACGGCCAGGGTACGGAGCTTTCCTCCATCATGGACCCCGGTTCCCATGGCTCCACGTATGGAGGCAATCCGCTCGGCACTGCGGTAGGCCTGGCCGTGCTGCGGGAGGTTGTTTCCCAGGGACTCCCGGAGAGGGCGCGGCGCTTGGGCGCGGCAATTCGCAAGGAAATAGAATCCTGGAACCTGCCTGTTGTCCAGGGCGTGCGTGGGCTGGGCCTGCTGCTGGGCATTGGCCTGAACCCGGAAATGGTGGCCGCGCCGGAGGGCAAGACGATTGCCTCCGTAGTGGTGGAGGCCCTGCGGCAGGAAGGGCTGCTTTCCGTTCCCGCCGGGCCGGAAACCGTCCGTCTGCTGCCGCCGCTGAACGTAAGTGAAGAGGAAATCCAGCAGGCTCTGGCCATCATCAGGCGCGTGCTTAAAACGTACGCCAAATAG
- the efp gene encoding elongation factor P, producing the protein MAKVPVINLRKGHAVNYNNDVCVVVSMEHKCPPRMASYVQMSIRSISTKKVYNLRLTSNESLEGVNLAREEYEFSYIDGMGYHFMNPDTYEDITVSPEIVEPVKDYLMEGNIYILLFTDETVVSVELPAAITMEVAEAPEGVKGDSANNVYKSATMTTGLVVQVPLFIKPGEKISVKTEDGSYLGRVN; encoded by the coding sequence ATGGCAAAAGTACCCGTAATCAATCTTCGCAAGGGACACGCGGTCAATTACAACAATGACGTTTGCGTTGTAGTCAGCATGGAGCACAAGTGCCCCCCCCGCATGGCTTCCTATGTGCAAATGAGCATCCGCAGCATTTCCACTAAAAAGGTATATAACCTTCGCCTGACTTCCAATGAATCCCTGGAAGGCGTCAACCTCGCCCGTGAGGAATATGAGTTCAGCTACATTGACGGCATGGGTTATCACTTCATGAATCCGGATACATACGAAGACATCACCGTGTCTCCGGAAATCGTGGAACCCGTCAAGGATTATCTGATGGAAGGCAATATCTACATCCTGCTTTTCACGGATGAAACGGTCGTTTCCGTGGAACTCCCCGCCGCCATCACCATGGAAGTGGCGGAAGCTCCTGAAGGCGTCAAGGGTGACAGCGCGAACAATGTTTACAAATCCGCCACAATGACCACCGGACTGGTGGTGCAGGTGCCCCTGTTCATCAAGCCCGGTGAAAAGATTTCCGTAAAAACGGAAGACGGTTCCTATCTGGGCCGCGTAAACTGA
- a CDS encoding GDSL-type esterase/lipase family protein gives MKNLIVLLWMGLLAVFLPADGFSAVKLACLGDSITAGLGVRKEECWVSRAAEALGKKAEVGNFGVSARCLLFKGDRPITREKAYRDALAFQPDILLVGLGTNDSKKVNWSHKEDFVSNYKEVIAEFRKRNPRLKVYCLLPVPSQEARAGGISRECIEKEVIPLIRQAAKSTGSKVIDLNKVMQGRESLLADGVHPNAEGHALMAEHVLLVLKGKAKE, from the coding sequence ATGAAAAATCTTATTGTTTTGTTGTGGATGGGGCTTCTGGCCGTTTTTCTGCCGGCGGACGGCTTTTCCGCTGTAAAGCTGGCCTGTCTGGGAGACAGCATTACTGCCGGGCTGGGAGTCAGGAAAGAAGAGTGCTGGGTGTCCCGTGCGGCGGAGGCTCTGGGCAAGAAGGCGGAGGTGGGCAACTTCGGCGTATCGGCCCGTTGTCTGCTGTTCAAGGGGGATCGTCCTATTACGCGGGAAAAGGCTTATCGTGATGCTTTGGCGTTCCAACCTGACATTTTATTGGTGGGGTTGGGCACCAATGACAGCAAAAAAGTGAATTGGAGCCACAAGGAAGATTTTGTAAGCAATTATAAGGAAGTCATCGCAGAATTCCGGAAGCGGAACCCCAGGCTGAAAGTGTACTGCCTGCTTCCTGTCCCGTCACAGGAAGCCAGGGCCGGGGGAATCAGCAGGGAATGCATTGAAAAGGAGGTTATTCCTCTTATCAGGCAGGCGGCGAAAAGCACCGGATCCAAAGTGATTGATCTCAACAAGGTGATGCAGGGCCGTGAAAGCCTGCTGGCGGATGGCGTGCATCCTAACGCAGAGGGCCACGCCCTTATGGCGGAACATGTTCTTCTGGTTCTCAAGGGGAAAGCTAAAGAATAA
- a CDS encoding glycoside hydrolase family 16 protein, with translation MDWDEQEVRLYADDILLNRTPLDNIVNASYKEIANPFRQPHYIILNLALGATGGDLGKLPLPQKYEIDYVRIYQKKDSPHKGTIPYRTEK, from the coding sequence ATGGACTGGGACGAACAGGAAGTGCGCCTGTATGCGGACGATATTCTGCTGAACCGGACTCCCCTGGATAATATCGTCAATGCTTCTTACAAGGAAATCGCCAACCCCTTCCGTCAGCCGCACTACATCATCCTGAACCTGGCCCTGGGCGCCACCGGCGGAGATCTGGGCAAACTGCCGCTTCCCCAGAAATATGAAATAGACTACGTTCGCATTTACCAGAAAAAGGACTCCCCCCATAAGGGAACCATTCCATACCGGACGGAAAAGTAA
- a CDS encoding glycoside hydrolase family 16 protein yields MNMPPLFKVLASAALLSTPLHAQLYTLHGDGVKKTERVVEKADYSDYELVWHDEFDKDGRPDPAKWNYEHGFVRNKEAQWYQPENACCKDGMLIIEGRKEKHANPHYDPAGKNWQTTRKEAEYTSASLTTRGKFSWLYGRFEIRARFSPREGMWPAFWTLGVKEKWPMCGEIDIMEYYQSTYLANLCWGSPKNTWANGAPLTRRSNGFRKNTRTGRTASMSSVWTGTNRKCACMRTIFC; encoded by the coding sequence ATGAACATGCCTCCTTTATTCAAAGTCCTGGCCAGCGCGGCCTTGTTGTCCACCCCCCTCCACGCCCAGCTTTACACCCTCCACGGAGACGGCGTCAAAAAAACGGAGAGAGTCGTGGAAAAAGCGGATTATTCCGATTACGAACTTGTCTGGCACGACGAATTCGACAAAGACGGCCGTCCGGACCCCGCCAAATGGAATTATGAACACGGTTTCGTCCGCAACAAGGAAGCGCAATGGTACCAGCCGGAAAACGCCTGTTGCAAAGACGGCATGCTGATTATTGAAGGCAGGAAGGAAAAACATGCCAATCCCCATTACGATCCGGCGGGGAAAAACTGGCAGACGACGCGGAAGGAGGCGGAATACACCTCTGCCTCCCTGACGACGCGCGGCAAATTTTCCTGGTTGTACGGGCGGTTTGAAATCCGGGCCAGATTCAGCCCGCGGGAAGGCATGTGGCCTGCTTTCTGGACCCTGGGCGTCAAGGAAAAGTGGCCCATGTGCGGGGAAATAGATATCATGGAGTATTACCAGTCCACCTATCTGGCCAATCTCTGCTGGGGTTCCCCAAAAAACACGTGGGCAAATGGAGCACCACTTACACGCCGCTCAAATGGCTTCAGGAAAAACACGCGGACTGGGCGGACAGCTTCCATGTCTTCCGTATGGACTGGGACGAACAGGAAGTGCGCCTGTATGCGGACGATATTCTGCTGA